A single genomic interval of Mycobacterium sp. DL592 harbors:
- a CDS encoding NINE protein — MGDFQPGTANRPIDYQPGPGNIPTMCARLTQSAGRGHTGPHGADAAGHQLSDRSKLTAGLLGLFLGGFGLGRVYLGYTTVAIAQVAFTWLTFGVGVIWPLADAVLILMGRIPDAQGRTLRT; from the coding sequence GTGGGTGACTTCCAACCGGGCACGGCCAATCGTCCAATCGATTACCAACCTGGTCCTGGCAATATCCCCACCATGTGTGCGCGACTGACTCAGAGTGCTGGCCGCGGCCATACCGGCCCCCATGGCGCCGATGCGGCCGGGCATCAATTGTCCGACCGCAGCAAACTGACCGCGGGATTGCTGGGATTGTTCCTCGGCGGCTTTGGGCTCGGCCGGGTGTACCTCGGCTATACGACCGTGGCGATCGCACAGGTCGCGTTTACTTGGCTGACATTCGGGGTGGGAGTTATTTGGCCGTTGGCCGACGCTGTCTTGATTCTGATGGGCAGAATTCCGGACGCGCAGGGCCGCACGCTGCGCACCTGA
- a CDS encoding LpqN/LpqT family lipoprotein gives MQISHRPVIAVVTAVCLSASLAACGGNDKDKSSTTSSSTSSSSSSPSSSIKAAATPKLQPRKLEDSGASTANPTIADYIREQNITETPIHHDDPGAPKVDIQLPDGWQSAGDDTPDYAYGAIVYGAGAGQGSGYPPNIVALLSKLDGAADPDKLLQLAGGEMKNLPGFVPAGEESATVSGYPAYRIAGKYDLNGIKAASGQETVVFKGNDGLYVLQMNATSDESQSQALFDALQSIDQSITITP, from the coding sequence ATGCAGATCTCGCATCGGCCCGTCATCGCCGTCGTCACCGCTGTCTGCCTGAGTGCCTCGCTCGCTGCTTGCGGCGGTAACGACAAGGACAAGAGTTCGACCACGTCCAGCTCGACAAGTTCGAGCAGCAGCTCGCCGTCATCGTCGATAAAGGCGGCCGCAACACCCAAACTGCAGCCACGAAAGTTAGAGGATTCCGGCGCCTCCACGGCCAACCCGACTATTGCCGACTACATCCGCGAGCAGAACATCACCGAAACACCGATCCACCATGATGATCCGGGGGCCCCGAAGGTGGATATCCAGCTCCCGGACGGCTGGCAGAGCGCGGGCGACGACACACCCGACTACGCCTACGGAGCTATCGTCTATGGTGCCGGCGCGGGACAGGGATCGGGATACCCACCCAACATCGTTGCGTTGTTGTCGAAACTCGACGGTGCCGCCGACCCCGACAAACTCCTCCAGCTCGCCGGCGGCGAGATGAAGAACCTGCCCGGATTCGTGCCCGCGGGCGAGGAGAGCGCCACGGTATCCGGCTACCCCGCATACCGGATCGCCGGGAAGTATGACCTCAACGGCATCAAGGCCGCCTCGGGCCAGGAGACCGTCGTCTTCAAGGGCAACGACGGCCTGTACGTCCTGCAGATGAACGCGACGAGCGACGAGAGCCAGAGTCAGGCGTTGTTCGATGCCCTGCAGTCCATCGATCAATCCATCACCATCACCCCCTGA
- a CDS encoding AfsR/SARP family transcriptional regulator: protein MARVDGTPAGLGGPKQRCVLAVLLANRGNVVSVDRLIDAVWGDEPPPKALTSVRSYMANLRRILDPSSVASRADVQRLPSYPHGYQLNLLSGDSVDLFEFENLVSAGRNALINGDAATAVRTLGEALALWRGQPFGEFAYHEFAASEGIRITALRTTCMEARFDAALELGGGAELIPEIEAAVAEHPLQERLWGHLMLALHRSNRSADAVQAFDRACTTLAREIGTRPGEGLVTLFDKIRAGAPELRVAPARQVHAAQPAPAVTQTLVGRDAELGAVSAAVRRTAGGAGGLMLVTGDSGIGKTTLAQAAVDRGRAAGLTLAWAAHPSGVKLPLLWTWIQLLRQLGAELGDDGRQTVLREVPGVVDALVPEWNGVDGLQSAGRLAATGFALVEGIVSALRALSDTRPLLLVIDDLQRADPASINTLVLLAGQFPRLPIQVIGNWSFFGADRPMNRSTFGRLIRSNDTVTMHLSGIDCSAATHLIDSIAGETIPHTVSEEVWRQAGGNPFYIRELAHSLDVDRGQPAPSDAVVGVVGRRLSVLDRPCRWVLAAAAVIGPEFHVADLADVVDLSISTVQSRLRPAYETGLLNELPERPGAYQFSHGLVRDALIAQLATTDRTSVHAAIATTRTATLATAAYEHVIGAADHAWRAGAELNPEVALEILEISIQRALSRSAYHDIAGLAERALQICERLPAKPEHLDRQATLWLHLAGTKGILEGQASDSAVAAVQRAFEIGREAKGRSFYSATAMRCLMLCAHGRIDEAEIIATGLREQYEMSGDPDIGVVNDFAHSMVYALRGNIDELMATGQHMMDTFLPPETVTDPTHFFHPRVYCWMALGEANRGNQDKAHEYYRQALQLAQSRGDVFNILAAKLTFVECASILGIVEGTADLADQVDREFCAAGGQQWAAAARIIRVWAEVLGTGSGDARTAFEAFEVYTCDGTTAMSALSLCLMADIESHQSRTDSARELLQRAGRLADATGEHAFDHMISERITALSVQRGRVVIRA, encoded by the coding sequence ATGGCCCGCGTTGACGGCACACCGGCGGGACTCGGCGGGCCTAAGCAGCGGTGTGTTCTGGCAGTTCTGCTGGCCAACCGCGGCAACGTGGTCAGTGTCGATCGGTTGATCGACGCCGTATGGGGCGACGAACCGCCGCCGAAAGCCCTGACATCTGTGCGTTCGTACATGGCGAACTTGCGTCGAATACTCGATCCGTCCAGTGTCGCCAGCCGGGCGGACGTCCAACGGTTGCCCTCGTATCCACACGGCTATCAACTGAATCTGCTTTCCGGCGATTCAGTCGATCTGTTCGAGTTCGAAAACCTGGTGTCGGCGGGGCGGAACGCGTTGATTAATGGTGATGCAGCGACTGCGGTCCGGACCTTGGGTGAAGCGCTGGCGTTGTGGCGCGGCCAACCCTTCGGAGAGTTCGCATATCACGAATTCGCCGCATCTGAGGGCATCCGGATCACGGCGCTTCGCACCACCTGCATGGAGGCGCGATTCGACGCTGCCCTGGAACTCGGTGGCGGGGCCGAGCTGATCCCGGAGATCGAGGCCGCAGTGGCGGAACATCCTCTGCAGGAACGCCTGTGGGGCCACCTGATGCTGGCGTTGCACCGGTCGAACCGATCCGCCGATGCGGTGCAGGCGTTCGACCGGGCGTGCACCACGTTGGCCCGCGAGATCGGTACCCGGCCGGGCGAAGGCCTGGTCACTCTATTCGACAAGATCCGTGCCGGCGCCCCCGAACTTCGGGTCGCGCCGGCACGCCAGGTGCACGCTGCGCAGCCCGCTCCGGCGGTCACGCAAACGCTCGTCGGTCGCGACGCGGAACTCGGTGCAGTCAGCGCCGCTGTGCGGCGCACAGCAGGTGGTGCCGGCGGATTGATGTTGGTCACCGGGGACAGCGGTATCGGCAAGACCACGTTGGCCCAGGCGGCCGTCGACCGGGGGCGGGCCGCAGGCCTGACGCTGGCCTGGGCCGCTCATCCGAGCGGAGTCAAGCTGCCGCTGTTGTGGACATGGATCCAACTACTGCGACAGCTGGGCGCCGAGCTGGGGGACGACGGCCGGCAGACGGTGCTTCGAGAGGTCCCAGGCGTGGTCGACGCACTGGTTCCGGAGTGGAACGGTGTCGATGGTCTGCAGTCCGCTGGTCGGCTGGCCGCAACGGGTTTCGCCCTCGTCGAGGGCATCGTGTCCGCATTGCGCGCGCTGTCAGACACCCGGCCGCTGCTTCTCGTCATCGACGATCTACAGAGGGCCGACCCTGCCTCGATCAACACGTTGGTGCTGTTGGCCGGGCAGTTCCCGCGGCTGCCGATTCAGGTGATCGGAAACTGGTCCTTCTTCGGTGCCGACCGCCCGATGAACCGCTCCACCTTCGGTCGACTGATCAGATCCAACGACACGGTGACAATGCACCTGTCCGGTATCGATTGCTCGGCGGCCACCCACCTCATCGACTCGATCGCTGGCGAGACCATTCCCCACACAGTCTCTGAAGAGGTGTGGCGTCAGGCCGGTGGAAACCCCTTCTACATCAGGGAACTCGCGCACTCGCTCGACGTCGATCGAGGGCAGCCTGCGCCCTCGGACGCGGTGGTCGGAGTGGTCGGGCGGCGGTTGAGTGTGCTGGACCGACCGTGTCGTTGGGTGCTTGCGGCAGCAGCCGTGATCGGTCCCGAATTCCACGTCGCAGACCTGGCAGATGTCGTCGACTTGTCTATCTCCACCGTGCAATCCAGACTGCGGCCCGCGTATGAGACGGGCCTGCTCAACGAACTGCCGGAACGCCCAGGCGCCTACCAGTTCAGCCATGGCCTGGTCCGGGACGCGCTGATCGCGCAACTGGCTACCACCGACCGAACCAGTGTGCACGCCGCGATTGCCACCACCCGCACGGCAACTCTTGCCACCGCAGCCTACGAACACGTGATCGGAGCCGCTGATCATGCCTGGCGGGCCGGCGCCGAACTGAATCCTGAAGTCGCCCTTGAGATCCTGGAGATCTCCATCCAGCGGGCCCTGAGCCGCTCGGCGTATCACGACATCGCCGGGCTGGCCGAACGCGCATTGCAGATCTGTGAGCGGTTGCCCGCCAAACCCGAACACCTGGATAGGCAGGCAACGCTGTGGCTGCATCTAGCGGGAACCAAGGGAATTCTCGAAGGGCAGGCCAGCGATTCCGCGGTCGCGGCCGTCCAGCGTGCTTTCGAGATCGGCCGGGAGGCCAAGGGCCGTAGCTTCTACAGCGCCACGGCCATGCGGTGCCTGATGTTGTGCGCGCACGGTCGAATCGATGAGGCTGAGATCATCGCCACAGGGCTTCGAGAGCAGTACGAGATGTCCGGTGATCCCGATATCGGTGTCGTCAACGATTTCGCCCACAGTATGGTGTATGCGCTACGCGGCAATATAGACGAGCTGATGGCCACCGGGCAGCACATGATGGACACCTTCCTACCGCCCGAGACCGTGACCGACCCTACGCACTTCTTCCACCCGCGGGTGTATTGCTGGATGGCGCTGGGGGAGGCCAACCGTGGGAACCAGGACAAGGCGCACGAGTACTACCGGCAGGCACTGCAGCTCGCGCAGAGTCGCGGTGACGTGTTCAACATCCTGGCCGCCAAGCTGACGTTCGTGGAATGCGCATCCATCCTCGGCATCGTTGAAGGCACCGCGGACCTCGCCGATCAAGTCGACCGCGAATTTTGCGCTGCCGGCGGCCAACAATGGGCCGCGGCCGCCCGCATCATCCGGGTGTGGGCAGAGGTGCTCGGCACCGGAAGCGGCGACGCGAGAACCGCATTCGAGGCGTTCGAGGTGTACACCTGCGACGGCACCACCGCTATGAGCGCGCTGTCACTGTGCCTGATGGCCGATATTGAATCCCATCAGAGTCGGACCGACAGCGCTCGTGAACTACTTCAGCGGGCCGGGCGCCTGGCGGACGCCACCGGAGAGCACGCCTTCGATCACATGATCAGCGAGCGGATCACAGCGCTGTCGGTCCAACGCGGGCGCGTCGTAATCAGAGCTTGA